From the genome of Arthrobacter alpinus, one region includes:
- a CDS encoding thiamine pyrophosphate-binding protein, whose amino-acid sequence MNVAQLVGKTLAQLGVGHCFGVVGSGNFTITNTLMEHGVPFTAARHEGGAATMADAFARTSGQVALLSVHQGCGLTNAATGIGEAAKSRTPMIVLAAEAAPSAVYSNFAMDQEGFAASVYAVSERVHSAQTAVADTIRAYRRAVNDRRTVVLNLPLNVQAQEVPDGAGQPPAEISLAETIRPSRAAVAALTELIQNAQRPIFVAGRGGRGAKTEILELARQTGALVATSAVAKGLFNEDHFNLGISGGFSSPLAAELITGADLIVGFGCALNMWTMRHGHLISADTKVVQIDLEDQALGANRPINLGVLGDSGECATDVLAEIRRQGYPPREGYRSAEVAARIRGSVQWQQVPFEDLCDPQRIDPRTLTKRLDELLPTERIVSVDSGNFMGYPSQYLSVPDEFGFCFTQAFQSIGLGLYTAIGAALAQPQRLPVLGTGDGGFHMAIAELDTAVRLNMPLVCIVYNDAAYGAEVHHFAIDNPDADMSSVQFPDTDFAAIGRGFGADGITVRSLADLDAVSDWLDSNPSRPLVIDAKIASDSGAWWLAEAFKGH is encoded by the coding sequence ATGAACGTCGCTCAACTTGTCGGCAAGACCCTAGCCCAGCTTGGCGTAGGACATTGCTTTGGGGTGGTCGGCTCGGGGAACTTCACCATCACGAACACCTTGATGGAGCATGGGGTCCCGTTTACGGCGGCCCGCCATGAGGGCGGGGCTGCGACAATGGCTGACGCCTTTGCTCGAACCAGCGGGCAGGTGGCGCTACTTTCGGTGCACCAGGGGTGTGGGCTCACCAACGCGGCTACAGGAATCGGGGAGGCCGCCAAGTCTCGTACCCCGATGATCGTGCTGGCCGCTGAGGCTGCGCCAAGCGCCGTGTATTCGAACTTCGCTATGGACCAAGAAGGTTTCGCCGCCTCTGTCTACGCTGTCTCCGAGCGTGTGCACAGCGCTCAAACGGCGGTCGCAGACACCATCCGGGCTTATCGCCGGGCAGTGAATGACCGCCGCACGGTGGTGCTGAACTTGCCGCTGAACGTCCAGGCCCAGGAAGTGCCAGACGGCGCCGGTCAGCCCCCGGCGGAAATCTCCCTAGCCGAAACAATCCGCCCCTCGCGGGCCGCCGTTGCTGCACTGACCGAGTTGATCCAAAATGCCCAACGCCCGATCTTTGTGGCTGGGCGCGGTGGTCGCGGAGCCAAGACGGAGATCCTTGAACTGGCCAGGCAGACAGGGGCCCTTGTCGCAACTTCCGCCGTCGCCAAGGGCCTTTTTAACGAAGATCACTTCAACCTTGGTATTTCCGGCGGTTTCTCATCGCCGCTGGCCGCCGAGCTGATCACCGGCGCCGACTTGATCGTGGGTTTCGGCTGTGCCCTGAACATGTGGACAATGCGCCACGGTCATTTGATAAGTGCGGACACCAAGGTGGTCCAGATCGACCTCGAGGATCAGGCGCTGGGCGCCAACAGGCCCATCAATCTGGGTGTGCTGGGTGATTCGGGCGAATGCGCCACCGATGTCCTCGCTGAAATTAGACGCCAGGGGTACCCGCCGCGTGAGGGTTACCGTAGCGCCGAGGTTGCCGCCCGCATCAGGGGTTCGGTTCAATGGCAGCAAGTTCCGTTCGAGGATCTTTGCGATCCACAGCGGATCGATCCTCGCACGTTGACCAAACGGCTGGATGAGCTGCTGCCAACCGAGCGTATTGTCAGCGTGGATTCTGGGAACTTTATGGGCTACCCGAGCCAATACCTTTCTGTACCGGACGAGTTCGGCTTCTGTTTCACCCAGGCCTTTCAATCCATTGGGTTGGGGTTGTACACGGCTATTGGTGCGGCCCTCGCCCAGCCGCAGCGCCTGCCTGTCCTGGGGACAGGGGACGGCGGATTCCACATGGCCATAGCGGAACTGGACACGGCCGTGCGCCTGAACATGCCCTTGGTGTGCATCGTCTACAACGACGCCGCCTATGGTGCTGAAGTGCACCACTTCGCGATCGATAATCCAGATGCGGACATGAGCTCAGTACAATTCCCGGACACCGATTTCGCCGCCATTGGACGTGGTTTCGGCGCCGATGGCATCACAGTCCGCAGCCTCGCGGACCTCGATGCTGTCAGTGACTGGTTGGATTCAAATCCCAGCCGTCCCCTGGTCATCGATGCAAAGATCGCCTCGGATTCCGGTGCGTGGTGGCTCGCCGAGGCATTCAAGGGGCACTAA
- a CDS encoding SAP domain-containing protein: MTGTEQPQRPALSANISAHEFYRWYWLKTELAAFARASGLPATGGKEDLAARIRAHLDGLPQPALPRKAPPGKQLLGPLDATTLVPRGQRCNQPLRGWFEVQLGGAFHFDAHMRGFFADADGTSTLHDALAHWHSTRSAEPTVLGQQFELNQFTHKWCSENPNSTREEMHAGWQRHRALPKDFRPSTSGTGN; this comes from the coding sequence GTGACTGGCACTGAGCAGCCGCAACGTCCGGCACTTTCTGCAAACATTTCTGCGCACGAGTTTTACCGCTGGTACTGGCTGAAAACCGAACTGGCCGCCTTTGCCCGGGCCAGCGGACTCCCTGCCACAGGCGGAAAGGAAGACCTCGCCGCCAGGATCCGCGCCCACCTGGACGGGCTGCCGCAACCGGCACTTCCCCGCAAGGCCCCGCCGGGGAAGCAACTCTTGGGGCCGCTGGATGCCACCACGCTTGTGCCGCGCGGGCAGCGCTGCAACCAGCCCCTCCGGGGATGGTTTGAAGTGCAACTAGGCGGTGCTTTCCACTTCGACGCACATATGCGTGGCTTCTTTGCGGATGCGGACGGGACGTCCACACTGCACGACGCTTTGGCCCACTGGCACTCCACAAGAAGTGCTGAGCCGACGGTGCTCGGCCAACAATTCGAGCTCAACCAATTCACCCACAAATGGTGCTCGGAAAATCCCAACAGTACCCGCGAAGAAATGCACGCGGGCTGGCAGCGGCACCGGGCTTTGCCCAAAGACTTCAGGCCCTCGACGTCCGGCACGGGCAATTAG
- a CDS encoding enoyl-CoA hydratase → MTENSLILTEQHGRVGLITLNRPEALNALSDAMGQQILAAAQAFDKDPGIGAIVITGSAKAFAAGADIKEMAAKSSVQMYISDWFSVWDALARVRTPMVAAVAGHALGGGCELAMIADFIIAGENAKFGQPEIKLGVIPGMGGSQRLTRAIGKAKAMEMVLTGRIMGAVEAEQTGLVARVVPVESLLEDALATAAVIAGMSKPVTMIAKEAVNAAFETTLAEGVRIERRSIFACFATDDQKEGMAAFMDKRPAEFKHR, encoded by the coding sequence ATGACAGAGAACTCCTTGATCCTGACCGAACAGCACGGCCGGGTGGGGCTGATCACGCTCAACCGCCCCGAGGCCCTCAACGCCCTCAGTGACGCGATGGGACAGCAGATCCTGGCCGCGGCCCAGGCCTTTGACAAGGACCCGGGGATCGGGGCGATTGTCATCACCGGGTCCGCCAAGGCTTTTGCTGCCGGGGCTGACATCAAGGAGATGGCGGCGAAGTCCTCGGTACAGATGTACATCTCCGACTGGTTCTCCGTGTGGGACGCCCTGGCCAGGGTACGCACGCCCATGGTTGCCGCCGTCGCCGGCCATGCCTTGGGTGGGGGTTGCGAGCTGGCCATGATCGCCGATTTCATCATTGCGGGGGAGAACGCCAAGTTTGGCCAGCCCGAAATTAAGCTCGGCGTCATACCCGGCATGGGCGGTTCGCAGCGGCTGACCCGGGCCATCGGCAAGGCCAAGGCCATGGAGATGGTGTTGACCGGGCGCATCATGGGGGCCGTGGAGGCGGAGCAGACAGGCTTGGTGGCCCGCGTGGTGCCCGTGGAGTCCTTGTTGGAGGACGCGCTGGCCACGGCGGCAGTGATTGCCGGCATGTCCAAGCCGGTCACCATGATCGCCAAGGAAGCCGTCAATGCAGCCTTTGAGACCACACTGGCCGAAGGGGTCCGGATAGAACGACGCTCCATTTTCGCCTGTTTCGCCACCGACGACCAGAAGGAAGGCATGGCGGCGTTCATGGACAAGCGCCCCGCGGAGTTCAAGCACCGGTAG
- the mmsB gene encoding 3-hydroxyisobutyrate dehydrogenase — protein MNTTSEVTAATRRSIGFIGLGHMGGPMAANLVAAGYTVTGFDVVPAALEAAHAAGVVVAASAGEAATGADVVITMLPAGKHVFAAYDGDGPGGGLLAAAKPGSLFLECSTIAVEDARIAHEMVLATGHRGLDAPVSGGVVGAEAGSLTFMVGGSADDFADAAEIFEVMGKRIVHCGGPGAGQAAKVCNNMILGVSMIAVSEAFVLGEKLGLTHQALFDVAANASGQCWSLTANCPVPGPVPASPANRDYQPGFAGALMAKDLGLAVEALNATGVQASMGRAAEEIYRNFAQEGGAGTDFSAIINTIRAASD, from the coding sequence ATGAACACAACAAGCGAGGTCACTGCGGCGACGCGGCGCAGCATCGGCTTCATCGGATTGGGGCACATGGGCGGACCCATGGCTGCCAACCTCGTGGCGGCCGGATACACGGTCACAGGGTTCGACGTGGTGCCTGCAGCCCTGGAAGCGGCGCATGCGGCGGGGGTCGTGGTGGCTGCCTCCGCGGGGGAGGCCGCCACGGGCGCCGATGTTGTCATCACCATGCTGCCCGCTGGAAAGCACGTGTTTGCCGCGTATGACGGGGACGGCCCCGGGGGTGGGTTGCTGGCCGCGGCCAAGCCGGGTTCGTTGTTCCTTGAATGCTCCACCATTGCCGTGGAGGATGCCCGCATCGCGCATGAGATGGTGCTGGCCACCGGGCACCGCGGACTGGACGCTCCTGTTTCCGGCGGGGTGGTGGGCGCCGAGGCGGGATCACTGACGTTCATGGTGGGCGGCTCCGCCGATGACTTTGCCGACGCCGCCGAAATTTTTGAGGTGATGGGCAAGCGCATTGTGCATTGCGGGGGCCCCGGCGCCGGGCAGGCGGCCAAGGTGTGCAACAACATGATCCTGGGCGTGTCCATGATCGCCGTCAGCGAGGCCTTTGTGCTGGGTGAAAAGTTGGGACTGACCCACCAGGCGCTGTTTGACGTGGCAGCCAACGCCTCCGGGCAATGCTGGTCGCTGACCGCCAACTGCCCCGTGCCGGGACCGGTACCGGCCAGCCCGGCCAACCGCGACTACCAGCCCGGCTTTGCCGGCGCCCTCATGGCCAAGGACCTGGGCCTAGCCGTGGAAGCCCTGAATGCCACCGGGGTCCAGGCCTCGATGGGGCGTGCGGCCGAGGAAATTTACCGGAACTTTGCTCAGGAAGGTGGGGCCGGCACCGATTTCTCCGCCATTATCAACACCATCAGGGCAGCTTCGGACTAG
- a CDS encoding enoyl-CoA hydratase/isomerase family protein — MQNPDVLVQRDGHLGHLVLNRPAAMNALNHGMVLSVAAALDAWEFDDAVSTVLISGAGERGLCAGGDIVSIYHDARTGGNGSEQFWRDEYHLNARISRYRKPIVVLMDGVVLGGGVGISAHASHRVVTERSRIGMPETGIGFVPDVGGTFLLSRAPGETGTHAGLTGAMVSGADAIAMGLADHYVSSSHLATLVAELAGRAASAAVARYGEVPPDSALMEARWWIDEAYATDDAGTILGRLARVGDPGAVKAAATIAAKSPTAITVTLAALRRARELPTLEDVLNQELRVSLRALRWPDFAEGIRAQLVDKDRNPSWTPATIEEVPADVVAQAFADLGRQELGLVPENNG, encoded by the coding sequence ATGCAGAACCCCGACGTTTTGGTCCAGCGTGACGGACATCTGGGGCACCTGGTCCTGAACCGGCCAGCCGCCATGAACGCGCTGAACCATGGCATGGTCCTGAGTGTCGCAGCGGCCCTTGACGCGTGGGAATTCGACGACGCCGTCTCTACAGTCCTGATCTCCGGTGCCGGTGAGCGGGGCTTGTGCGCGGGCGGGGACATCGTCTCGATCTACCATGACGCCCGCACCGGCGGAAATGGAAGCGAGCAGTTCTGGCGCGACGAGTACCACCTCAACGCCCGGATCAGCCGCTACCGCAAACCCATTGTGGTGTTGATGGACGGGGTAGTTCTGGGCGGCGGGGTGGGGATTTCCGCGCACGCCTCCCACCGGGTCGTCACCGAACGGTCCCGCATCGGGATGCCCGAGACCGGCATCGGCTTCGTCCCCGACGTGGGCGGCACCTTCCTGCTCTCCCGCGCCCCCGGCGAAACGGGCACCCATGCGGGACTGACGGGGGCCATGGTCAGTGGCGCGGATGCCATCGCCATGGGCCTGGCGGACCACTACGTTAGCTCCTCCCACCTGGCCACGCTGGTGGCAGAGCTCGCCGGGCGGGCCGCAAGCGCCGCCGTCGCCCGTTATGGGGAGGTCCCCCCGGACTCCGCCCTGATGGAGGCGCGCTGGTGGATCGATGAGGCTTATGCCACGGACGACGCCGGGACCATCCTTGGGCGGTTGGCCCGCGTGGGCGACCCCGGGGCTGTGAAGGCGGCGGCCACGATTGCGGCGAAGTCGCCCACGGCAATCACCGTGACGTTGGCGGCCCTGCGGCGGGCACGGGAACTTCCGACGCTGGAGGACGTGCTCAACCAGGAGCTGCGGGTGTCCTTGCGGGCGCTGCGCTGGCCCGATTTTGCTGAGGGAATCAGGGCGCAACTGGTGGACAAGGACCGCAACCCGTCCTGGACCCCGGCAACGATCGAGGAGGTGCCAGCGGATGTGGTGGCACAGGCATTTGCAGACCTGGGCCGGCAGGAACTGGGCCTAGTTCCCGAGAACAACGGATAG